The proteins below are encoded in one region of Oncorhynchus kisutch isolate 150728-3 linkage group LG14, Okis_V2, whole genome shotgun sequence:
- the LOC109904290 gene encoding kinesin-like protein KIF3B: MSRPKPCEAVKVVVRCRPFNRREETMDNDNILDVNSKLGQITLRNPRASPEEVMKSFTFDAVYDFESKQSDIYDDTVRPLVDSVLQGFNGTIFAYGQTGTGKTYTMLGMPTDNERGIIPNSFNHIFTQISRSQNQQYLVRASYLEIYREEVRDLLCKDNKKLDLKENPDSGVYVKDLSSVVTKNVMELEHVMNIGDESRSVGFTNMNERSSRSHAIFMITVECSEKGADGEDHIRVGKLNMVDLAGSERQSKTGAKGERLKEATKINLSLSALGNVISALVDGKSTHIPYRDSKLTRLLQDSLGGNAKTVMVATLGPASKHYEESLTTLRYANRAKNIKNKPKINEDPKDTLLREFQEEIARLKAQLEERGTLAKERRRRRTSRRLTKSMIVEDVAHRERDAELWKALEAEWKRNEEYYIKEEEESKMIEEDEKGVERFNSMDNSVEASPQKTVTSRIPIHRFSSVDDSPKKAFPTSTHSSPGAREKWKPFGEKEQMEKERMMDDMQKEQEAMEKIIEKYKAMESKILAGGKNIIDHTNEQQKMLELKRQEIAEQIRREREIQQQVMAQDEETGELRETFSSLQQEVDLKTKKLKRLYAKLQLVKAEIGDVIDEHVVTRQELEQTQNELTRELKFKYLLIENFIPPKDKNKIMNRLHFDSDEDQWRFRPFVPSESKSAHQVKRRPTSVVGYKRPISQYAQMAVTAGAPCRYRAENVMLLELDMSPPSMYNLNLNGAHLEQNFGGHRSPRRDLLANVPFRDRTTASGRVRKSRSWYQAPRSSSSCVSSSSSSSSITSGPQTQCSPHPQRPSSAIYTPLEGSIPGGP; this comes from the exons ATGTCGAGACCGAAACCGTGCGAGGCGGTAAAGGTGGTGGTGCGATGCCGCCCTTttaacaggagagaggagactatgGACAACGATAACATATTGGATGTGAATTCAAAACTGGGCCAGATCACATTGAGGAACCCGAGGGCGTCACCTGAAGAAGTCATGAAATCATTCACCTTTGATGCGGTCTACGACTTTGAGTCGAAACAGAGCGATATTTATGACGATACCGTCAGACCTCTTGTAGATTCCGTGTTACAAGGATTCAATGGTACAATATTCGCATATGGACAGACTGGGACAGGTAAAACATACACGATGCTAGGTATGCCCACAGACAATGAAAGAGGGATCATCCCAAATTCATTTAACCACATTTTTACTCAGATCTCCAGGTCTCAGAATCAGCAATATTTAGTGAGGGCATCCTATCTAGAGATCTATCGGGAGGAGGTCAGGGATCTGTTATGTAAAGACAACAAGAAACTAGATCTCAAAGAGAACCCAGATTCAGGGGTTTATGTCAAAGATCTGTCTTCGGTTGTCACCAAGAATGTGATGGAGCTTGAACATGTCATGAACATAGGAGATGAGTCCAGGTCTGTGGGGTTCACCAATATGAACGAACGCAGCTCGCGGTCCCATGCCATCTTCATGATCACGGTGGAGTGCAGTGAGAAAGGTGCAGATGGAGAGGACCACATACGGGTTGGGAAGCTGAACATGGTTGACCTGGCTGGCAGCGAACGCCAGAGCAAGACGGGTGCTAAAGGGGAGCGCCTGAAAGAGGCCACTAAAATCAACCTGTCCCTCTCAGCACTGGGTAATGTCATCTCAGCTCTGGTGGATGGGAAGAGCACCCACATCCCTTACAGGGACTCTAAACTGACCCGTCTACTCCAGGATTCACTGGGTGGCAATGCTAAGACAGTCATGGTAGCCACTCTGGGACCAGCGTCCAAGCACTATGAAGAATCCCTGACCACCCTACGGTACGCAAACCGAGCCAAAAATATAAAGAACAAACCCAAAATCAATGAGGATCCAAAGGATACTCTGCTGAGAGAATTCCAGGAGGAGATTGCCCGCCTGAAGGCCCAGCTGGAGGAGCGAGGGACGCTggcgaaggagaggaggaggaggaggactagcAGAAGACTGACTAAAAGTATGATTGTGGAGGATGTAGCCCACAGAGAAAGGGATGCAGAGCTGTGGAAGGCACTGGAAGCAGAATGGAAGCGGAATGAGGAATACTATATAAAGGAGGAAGAAGAAAGCAAGATGATAGAAGAGGATGAAAAGGGGGTAGAGAGATTCAACTCCATGGATAACTCTGTAGAGGCCAGTCCCCAAAAAACTGTAACCTCCAGAATACCGATACATAGATTTAGCTCTGTGGATGATAGCCCCAAAAAGGCTTTTCCCACCAGCACCCATAGCAGCCCAGGGGCCAGAGAGAAATGGAAGCCATTTGGTGAAAAAGAACAGATGGAAAAGGAAAGGATGATGGACGACATGCAGAAGGAACAGGAAGCTATGGAAAAGATTATTGAGAAATATAAG GCAATGGAGAGCAAAATATTGGCTGGGGGAAAGAACATTATTGACCACACTAATGAGCAACAGAAGATGCTGGAATTGAAGAGGCAAGAGATTGCAGAACAG ataagacgggagagagagatccagcaACAGGTGATGGCTCAGGATGAGGAGAcgggagagctgagagagaccTTCTCCTCCCTGCAGCAGGAGGTGGATCTCAAGACCAAGAAGCTAAAGAGG TTGTATGCCAAGCTGCAGTTGGTGAAGGCAGAGATTGGGGATGTCATTGATGAGCATGTAGTTACTAGACAGGAGCTTGAGCAGACACAGAATGAACTCACCAGAGAACTCAAGTTCAA GTATCTCTTAATTGAGAATTTCATCCCTCCCAAAGATAAGAACAAAATTATGAACCGGCTTCACTTTGACAGTGACGAGGACCAGTGGAGGTTTAGGCCCTTCGTTCCTTCCGAAAG TAAATCGGCTCATCAGGTGAAGCGAAGGCCCACGTCTGTGGTGGGATACAAGAGACCAATCAGCCAATATGCACAGATGGCTGTCACAGCAGGAGCTCCATGTCGATACCGG GCTGAGAATGTGATGCTCCTGGAGCTAGATATGAGCCCACCCAGCATGTACAACCTCAACCTTAACGGAGCACACCTGGAACAGAACTTTGGAGGTCACCGTAGTCCCAGGAGAGACCTGCTAGCCAACGTCCCATTCAGGGACAGGACCACTGCATCAGGAAGGGTCCGGAAGTCACGATCCTG GTACCAGGCACCACGCTCATCCTCTTCATGCGTCTCATCCTCTTCATCATCCAGCTCTATAACATCAGGGCCCCAGACCCAGTGCTCTCCTCACCCTCAGAGACCCTCCTCAGCCATATACACTCCATTGGAAGGTTCCATTCCAGGGGGTCCCTGA